One Vibrio sp. 16 genomic window carries:
- a CDS encoding ExeM/NucH family extracellular endonuclease has product MKKSILAVAISLVAAPVVQANVLITEVVENGNDKAVEIYNNGSVSVDLSQYSIVQYNNQTGSNPLTTEFPLAGNLGAGEVYVVAHSQLAGKLPAVVDQVEALAFNGKGGDAVALAKNGVNIDLVGHLGSDATDVFEDSSLQRISPSMPSMSFEASEWKNAGDGNYEGLGSVDGVTPPTPDPDPTPDPDPEPSPASLIGELQGSSWASPYTDPLNGKFVSDEVFTVVGVITAIQSTEIAQGERIGFFMQDETPDNDAQTSDGIFVVADVTGLKVGDKVEVMGPVEEYFGWTQIPANDVKTIGTGSITATDFTELSSDKEFDFTLERHEGMLININSMLDMRVSRSYSLDEEAQRYNMVLSRGQASVHPNQSFFPASDDAAKAADCNEDFRVVVESFDKDTSGAPAWYPDFAKSDADQNGSTDDYIRVGDRANQLQGVLGYSYSDYRLYVTEPAHNGTFVANGNSRQDKPSLKSGDIKLATFNTGGYLNSPFGGEANLANDGMLIETTVDTAQFEVQTSKLVSALIALDADVVGLMEVENNGLSTSSAIGQLVSELNKNLDEANHYHIASAQGLEQFGELTSANYLIFKASKVGLESLKVVEMPKQVSSEKLAAQAASLIATFNFKDRDETLTVAVSDFVDRQQSCLENSSNAKQGQCAELRVSAADYLGQQLQDVSGEKVILGSFNAYLNEDPISVLTNRDDVPETHEIKAASFTLIDDDPLHGENGKVIDTFYGYENVLAILDSKGYNTVNRDGQGSFDYILTSPGLKSLVVDAKQWNINAGEASVLAYDHSLGQQYQDVYRAAVHDPVVISIAFDGKPLEPIDPIYPIDPDQPIVPGTPVKLPFEPINEPRIPAPSVGKSFKYFVDLTQANGTHLKVGDEVSVSISDAISTYVATSSRVAKDSLDAYEIALGWTEVSFSEGLELGEYSVRTTIAGEVIQSDRINVVEATRDDSEDAGSTGGVGLLALFGLGFLRRKFKA; this is encoded by the coding sequence ATGAAAAAAAGTATTTTAGCAGTCGCCATCAGTCTGGTTGCTGCTCCTGTGGTACAGGCAAATGTTCTGATTACCGAAGTGGTGGAAAACGGCAATGATAAAGCCGTTGAGATCTATAACAATGGTTCTGTATCCGTCGATTTGTCTCAGTATTCTATTGTTCAATATAACAACCAAACGGGCTCTAACCCGCTAACAACAGAGTTCCCACTTGCAGGAAATTTGGGAGCTGGTGAAGTGTATGTTGTGGCCCATAGTCAGTTAGCGGGAAAACTTCCCGCTGTTGTCGATCAAGTTGAAGCTCTCGCTTTCAACGGGAAAGGCGGCGATGCTGTGGCGCTTGCGAAAAATGGGGTAAATATCGATCTTGTTGGGCATCTCGGTTCGGATGCAACAGATGTCTTTGAAGATTCTTCTCTACAGCGTATTAGCCCAAGCATGCCATCCATGTCTTTTGAAGCCAGTGAGTGGAAAAATGCCGGTGATGGAAACTACGAGGGGCTAGGAAGCGTGGATGGTGTGACTCCGCCTACTCCAGACCCAGATCCGACACCTGATCCCGACCCTGAGCCTTCTCCAGCTTCTTTAATTGGTGAACTACAGGGGAGCTCATGGGCATCTCCTTACACGGATCCTCTGAATGGCAAGTTTGTATCAGATGAAGTGTTTACTGTTGTTGGTGTAATCACCGCGATACAGAGCACGGAGATCGCTCAAGGTGAACGTATCGGTTTCTTTATGCAGGATGAGACGCCTGATAACGACGCGCAAACTTCTGACGGTATCTTTGTCGTTGCAGATGTCACCGGGTTAAAAGTTGGCGATAAAGTCGAAGTCATGGGTCCTGTAGAAGAGTACTTTGGTTGGACACAGATTCCAGCGAATGACGTCAAGACCATTGGTACGGGGTCAATTACTGCCACTGATTTTACGGAGCTATCCAGTGACAAGGAGTTTGATTTCACCCTCGAGCGCCATGAAGGCATGTTAATCAACATAAACTCGATGTTAGATATGCGAGTTTCTCGAAGCTACAGTTTGGATGAAGAGGCTCAGCGCTACAATATGGTGCTCAGTCGAGGCCAAGCAAGCGTCCACCCTAACCAGAGTTTTTTCCCGGCATCAGATGATGCGGCTAAAGCTGCAGATTGTAATGAAGACTTCCGAGTCGTTGTGGAATCGTTTGACAAAGACACGAGTGGTGCACCTGCTTGGTACCCAGATTTTGCTAAGAGTGATGCTGACCAAAATGGTTCCACGGATGACTATATTCGCGTAGGAGACCGTGCGAATCAGTTGCAAGGCGTCTTGGGTTACTCGTACTCAGACTATCGTCTTTATGTGACCGAGCCTGCTCACAATGGAACGTTTGTGGCTAATGGGAACAGTCGTCAGGATAAACCTAGTCTCAAGAGTGGGGATATTAAACTGGCGACCTTTAATACGGGTGGCTACTTAAATAGCCCCTTTGGTGGCGAAGCCAACTTAGCCAATGATGGAATGTTGATTGAAACGACCGTTGATACAGCGCAGTTTGAAGTTCAGACATCAAAATTGGTTAGTGCTTTGATCGCCTTAGATGCCGATGTCGTTGGCTTAATGGAAGTTGAGAACAATGGTTTGTCTACCTCTTCAGCTATCGGTCAGTTAGTCAGCGAGCTCAACAAAAACCTAGATGAAGCGAATCATTACCACATTGCCAGTGCGCAAGGGCTTGAGCAGTTCGGTGAACTGACATCGGCCAATTATTTGATTTTTAAAGCCAGCAAAGTAGGGCTTGAGTCCTTAAAAGTGGTTGAAATGCCTAAGCAAGTTTCTTCTGAAAAGCTTGCTGCACAAGCCGCCAGTCTTATTGCAACCTTTAATTTTAAAGATCGCGATGAAACGTTAACTGTAGCAGTAAGTGATTTTGTTGATAGACAACAGAGTTGCCTTGAAAACAGTAGCAATGCTAAACAAGGCCAATGCGCAGAATTACGAGTATCGGCCGCTGATTATCTAGGTCAGCAGTTACAAGACGTATCGGGTGAAAAAGTCATTTTGGGTAGTTTCAATGCTTACCTAAATGAAGACCCAATATCGGTCTTGACCAATCGTGATGACGTTCCTGAAACTCATGAAATCAAAGCCGCGTCTTTTACCCTCATAGACGATGACCCGCTTCATGGCGAAAATGGAAAGGTCATCGATACCTTTTATGGTTATGAAAATGTGTTGGCTATTCTCGATTCGAAGGGCTACAACACCGTCAATCGTGATGGACAAGGGAGTTTCGACTACATTCTAACCTCACCGGGTTTGAAGTCTTTGGTGGTTGATGCGAAGCAGTGGAATATCAACGCTGGTGAAGCAAGTGTATTGGCGTATGATCATAGTTTGGGCCAACAGTACCAAGACGTTTATCGCGCCGCGGTTCATGACCCAGTTGTCATTTCTATTGCTTTTGATGGTAAACCTTTAGAGCCAATCGATCCTATTTATCCTATAGACCCAGACCAACCTATTGTTCCTGGAACGCCCGTAAAACTGCCCTTTGAGCCGATCAATGAGCCTAGAATACCTGCGCCTTCAGTGGGTAAGAGCTTTAAATACTTTGTTGATTTGACCCAAGCAAATGGCACCCATCTAAAAGTGGGTGATGAAGTTTCGGTTTCAATTAGTGACGCCATTTCAACTTATGTAGCGACGTCTTCGAGAGTTGCCAAAGATAGCCTGGACGCATATGAGATTGCACTAGGCTGGACTGAAGTGAGCTTCTCCGAAGGGTTAGAACTCGGGGAATACAGTGTTAGAACAACAATCGCTGGTGAAGTGATTCAGTCTGATCGTATCAATGTCGTAGAAGCAACAAGAGATGATAGTGAAGATGCTGGTAGTACTGGGGGCGTTGGACTACTCGCTTTATTTGGTCTGGGATTCTTGCGTCGCAAGTTCAAAGCGTAA
- a CDS encoding endonuclease I family protein codes for MRKTLFTLLMMSTFGASAAYEQAHDPHVVGGIPSITCQTDIVEPPVPPGEIHNPNGYYDSAIGKSGPELKAALNAIISTGITQLPYSSSSFDVWDALDITDEDPNNSSNVILMYTGRSQEKGQKSGQGSLGQDNWNREHTYPKSNGGFNDKRAAAYTDIHHLRPTDESVNGARGNLEFDEGGTELTEAPGNRRDGDSFEPRDEVKGDVARMMFYMATRYEGKDNSDASNPDLELVSSVTDNGTALGNVCILLEWNKLDGVDDFEFERNTKIQNIQGNRNPFVDNPHWADSIFAKDCVQ; via the coding sequence ATGAGAAAAACACTATTCACTTTATTAATGATGAGCACCTTTGGTGCCTCTGCCGCTTATGAACAAGCGCATGATCCTCATGTGGTTGGAGGGATTCCGTCAATCACTTGCCAGACTGACATCGTTGAGCCACCCGTACCGCCAGGAGAGATCCATAACCCTAATGGCTATTACGATAGTGCCATTGGTAAAAGCGGGCCAGAACTGAAAGCGGCGCTCAATGCGATTATATCCACAGGGATTACTCAGTTGCCTTACTCTTCAAGCAGCTTTGACGTTTGGGATGCTCTGGATATTACCGATGAAGATCCGAACAACAGTAGCAACGTGATCTTGATGTACACCGGGCGCTCACAAGAGAAAGGACAAAAATCGGGTCAAGGCAGTTTAGGTCAAGACAACTGGAACCGTGAACACACCTATCCTAAGTCAAATGGAGGCTTTAACGATAAGCGCGCGGCGGCATACACGGACATCCATCATTTAAGACCGACGGATGAAAGCGTTAATGGGGCGCGAGGAAACCTAGAGTTTGATGAAGGGGGCACCGAGTTAACAGAAGCGCCAGGTAACAGAAGAGATGGCGACTCATTTGAACCACGTGATGAGGTAAAAGGTGATGTTGCACGTATGATGTTCTACATGGCAACGCGCTATGAAGGAAAAGACAATAGTGATGCGTCTAACCCTGATTTAGAGCTTGTCTCTTCAGTGACTGACAACGGTACAGCTTTGGGTAATGTTTGTATTTTGCTTGAGTGGAACAAACTGGACGGCGTCGATGATTTTGAATTTGAGAGAAATACCAAGATTCAAAACATTCAAGGTAACCGAAATCCATTTGTCGATAATCCACATTGGGCAGATAGCATCTTTGCTAAAGATTGTGTTCAGTAG
- a CDS encoding aminodeoxychorismate/anthranilate synthase component II, protein MLLIIDNYDSFTYNLYQYFCELGADVQVVRNDEIDIAGIEALAPSHLVISPGPCTPNEAGISLQAIEHFAGQLPILGVCLGHQAIAQVFGGEVVRARQVMHGKTSPIRHNGRSVFTGLNNPLTVTRYHSLVVKNGTLPDCFELTAWTEFEDGSMDEIMGYQHKTLPIDAVQFHPESIKTEQGHELLANFLKR, encoded by the coding sequence ATGCTGTTGATTATCGATAATTACGACTCGTTTACTTACAACCTCTATCAGTACTTCTGTGAGTTGGGGGCTGATGTGCAAGTGGTACGTAATGATGAAATTGATATTGCCGGTATTGAAGCGTTAGCGCCTTCGCACTTGGTTATCTCGCCTGGGCCGTGTACCCCTAATGAGGCGGGTATCTCGTTGCAAGCGATAGAACATTTCGCGGGGCAATTACCCATTCTGGGAGTTTGCTTAGGGCATCAAGCCATCGCGCAAGTTTTTGGTGGTGAAGTGGTGCGCGCTCGGCAAGTGATGCACGGTAAAACCTCGCCTATTCGACACAATGGACGAAGTGTATTTACTGGTTTGAACAATCCACTCACCGTGACCCGATACCACTCGTTGGTGGTGAAAAATGGCACTCTACCCGACTGTTTTGAGTTAACTGCTTGGACTGAGTTTGAAGATGGTTCTATGGATGAGATTATGGGCTATCAACATAAGACCTTACCGATAGATGCGGTCCAGTTTCATCCAGAATCGATCAAAACGGAGCAGGGACATGAACTGCTCGCCAACTTTCTGAAGCGATAA
- a CDS encoding aspartate aminotransferase family protein, giving the protein MTVENNVERGLFDEVMVPCYNPMEMIPVKGEGARVWDQQGKEYIDFAGGIAVSCLGHCHPAMVNALTEQGQKLWHLSNVMTNEPALRLAKKLTGVSFAEKVFFANSGAEANEAALKLARRYAADKFGPEKSEIIAFTQGFHGRTFFTVTVGGQAAYSDGFGPKPGDVTHLPYNDVEALREHISDRTCAIMMEPLQGEGGIISPTDEFVQTVRELCDKHNALLIFDEVQTGNGRTGHFYAYQGLGVTPDILSTAKSLGGGFPIGAMLTTTELSKHLKVGTHGSTYGGNPLACAVAEAVVDVVSNPETLSGVAEREALFRDGLAKLNDKYQVFAEVRGKGLLLGAALNDEWQGRARDVLVAAGKEGLMVLVAGANVVRFTPSLVISKEEIEEGLARLDKALASLTQ; this is encoded by the coding sequence ATGACTGTAGAAAATAATGTAGAACGCGGTTTGTTTGATGAGGTAATGGTACCTTGTTATAACCCAATGGAAATGATTCCAGTGAAAGGCGAGGGTGCTCGCGTTTGGGATCAGCAAGGTAAAGAGTACATCGACTTTGCTGGTGGTATCGCCGTGAGCTGTCTAGGTCATTGTCATCCAGCAATGGTGAATGCATTAACAGAGCAAGGCCAAAAGTTGTGGCACCTCAGTAACGTGATGACTAACGAGCCAGCGCTGCGTCTAGCGAAAAAGCTGACCGGCGTGAGCTTTGCAGAAAAAGTGTTCTTTGCTAACTCGGGCGCTGAAGCGAACGAAGCTGCTCTTAAGCTGGCGCGTCGTTACGCTGCTGATAAGTTTGGTCCAGAGAAATCTGAAATCATCGCGTTTACACAAGGTTTCCACGGCCGTACCTTCTTTACGGTCACTGTCGGCGGTCAAGCTGCATACTCTGATGGCTTTGGTCCTAAGCCAGGTGACGTGACGCACCTACCATACAATGATGTTGAAGCGCTACGTGAGCATATCTCAGATCGCACGTGTGCCATCATGATGGAACCGCTTCAAGGTGAAGGCGGCATCATCTCTCCAACAGACGAATTTGTTCAAACTGTTCGTGAACTGTGTGACAAACACAATGCACTGCTGATTTTTGATGAAGTTCAAACCGGTAACGGTCGTACTGGTCATTTTTATGCTTACCAAGGTCTGGGTGTGACGCCTGACATTCTAAGCACTGCGAAATCTTTAGGCGGTGGTTTCCCTATTGGCGCAATGCTAACGACTACAGAGCTATCTAAGCACCTAAAAGTGGGTACTCACGGTTCGACTTACGGCGGTAACCCTCTGGCGTGTGCTGTGGCAGAAGCGGTGGTTGACGTCGTGAGCAACCCAGAAACTCTTTCTGGCGTTGCTGAGCGTGAAGCGCTGTTCCGTGATGGCTTGGCGAAGTTGAATGATAAATACCAAGTTTTTGCCGAGGTTCGTGGCAAAGGGTTATTACTCGGTGCTGCACTTAATGATGAGTGGCAGGGCCGTGCTCGCGATGTTTTGGTCGCAGCAGGTAAAGAAGGATTAATGGTACTAGTTGCGGGTGCAAACGTAGTGCGTTTCACGCCGTCACTTGTCATTAGTAAAGAAGAAATCGAAGAAGGATTAGCACGCCTGGATAAAGCATTAGCGTCGCTAACACAATAA
- the astA gene encoding arginine N-succinyltransferase, giving the protein MLVVRPIAMSDYDALHTCAVESGHGFTSLPVNEQLLTNRITHSEYSFTKPDVTKPGDEGYLMVGFDSETGEVAGCTGIEASIGWDVPFYSYHISTIVHSSAKLGVNNVVKLLTFGNNYTGCSEICTLFLRPTFRGGLNGRLMSKCRFLMMAEHPHRFSKTVFAEMRGVSDEEGNSPFWQWLQEHFFSIDFTMADYLTGIGKKGFIADLMPKLPIYINLLSKEAQAVIGEVHENTRPALRLLEKEGFTCRNYVDIFDGGPTVECDVRNIESVRHSFRAKVTIAEHSSANDYLISNTSFENFRATAAKASYDRETESVILSPEVADALKVSEGEFVRMLAQ; this is encoded by the coding sequence ATGCTAGTTGTTCGCCCTATCGCAATGTCGGATTACGACGCACTACACACTTGCGCCGTAGAATCGGGTCACGGATTTACATCTCTACCAGTTAACGAACAATTGTTAACCAATCGAATTACTCATTCAGAGTACAGTTTTACCAAGCCAGATGTTACTAAGCCCGGTGATGAAGGTTACCTAATGGTCGGTTTTGATAGTGAAACTGGCGAAGTAGCGGGTTGTACCGGAATTGAAGCTTCAATTGGCTGGGATGTGCCTTTTTACTCTTACCATATCAGTACGATTGTTCATTCTTCAGCAAAGCTGGGCGTTAACAATGTCGTTAAGTTACTGACATTTGGTAACAACTACACCGGATGTAGTGAGATTTGTACGCTGTTTCTAAGACCAACATTCCGTGGCGGTTTGAATGGTCGTTTGATGTCGAAGTGTCGTTTCTTGATGATGGCTGAACACCCACATCGCTTCTCTAAAACTGTCTTTGCTGAGATGCGTGGTGTGTCTGACGAAGAAGGTAATTCGCCATTCTGGCAGTGGCTGCAAGAGCATTTCTTCTCGATCGATTTCACCATGGCTGACTACCTAACAGGTATCGGTAAGAAAGGCTTTATTGCCGACCTTATGCCTAAGTTGCCCATCTACATCAACCTACTGAGCAAAGAAGCACAAGCGGTAATTGGTGAAGTGCACGAGAACACACGCCCAGCGCTGCGCTTACTTGAAAAGGAAGGTTTCACTTGCCGTAACTACGTCGATATTTTCGATGGTGGCCCAACGGTTGAATGTGATGTGCGTAATATTGAATCGGTACGTCACTCGTTCCGAGCCAAAGTGACCATCGCGGAGCATTCAAGCGCGAACGATTACTTGATTTCTAATACGTCTTTTGAAAATTTCCGCGCGACAGCGGCAAAAGCGTCCTATGACCGAGAGACCGAATCCGTGATTCTTTCTCCTGAGGTAGCGGATGCACTCAAAGTAAGCGAAGGCGAATTCGTTCGAATGTTGGCTCAGTAA
- the astD gene encoding succinylglutamate-semialdehyde dehydrogenase: protein MTHWIAGEWVAGQGEPMSSQSPYNNEVIWQGDSATPEQVEQAVSAARSAFLGWKKMSFAEREAIVLAFAEKVKENSEQIAEIIAKETGKPIWETRTEAAAMAGKIAISIRAYHDRTGEAQREAAGNQIVLRHRPLGVMAVFGPYNFPGHLPNGHIVPALLAGNTVVFKPSEQTPLTGEFAMKLWDQVGLPKGVINLVQGAKETGIALADSKGLDGVLFTGSANTGHILHKQFAGQPGKMLALEMGGNNPMVISESYGDLDATVYTIIQSAFISAGQRCTCARRLYVPVGDKGDLLVSKLVEATNKIRVDQPFAEPAPFMGPQISKAAADFILAAQANLQKLGGESLIEAKAGEAAFVTPGIIDVTAIAELPDEEYFGPLLQVVRYQGLEKAVELANDTRFGLSAGLVSTDDSEWEYFVDHIRAGIVNRNRQLTGASGDAPFGGPGASGNLRPSAYYAADYCAYPMASMEGSETLLPATLSPGLDL from the coding sequence ATGACACATTGGATTGCAGGTGAATGGGTTGCGGGACAAGGCGAGCCGATGAGTTCGCAAAGCCCGTACAACAACGAAGTGATTTGGCAAGGCGACAGTGCAACGCCTGAACAAGTCGAGCAAGCGGTATCGGCGGCACGCAGTGCGTTTCTCGGTTGGAAGAAAATGAGCTTTGCAGAGCGCGAGGCGATTGTTTTGGCCTTTGCCGAAAAAGTGAAAGAGAACAGCGAGCAGATTGCGGAAATCATTGCCAAAGAAACGGGCAAGCCAATCTGGGAAACGCGTACAGAAGCGGCAGCAATGGCCGGTAAAATTGCTATTTCGATTCGCGCATACCATGATCGCACCGGTGAAGCGCAGCGCGAAGCAGCAGGCAACCAGATTGTTCTACGTCATCGCCCACTGGGTGTGATGGCGGTATTTGGTCCGTATAACTTCCCGGGTCATTTGCCAAATGGTCACATCGTGCCAGCCCTTTTGGCCGGTAACACAGTGGTATTCAAACCATCAGAGCAAACGCCACTAACCGGTGAGTTTGCGATGAAACTGTGGGATCAAGTTGGTCTACCAAAGGGCGTGATTAACCTAGTTCAAGGTGCCAAAGAGACGGGAATAGCGCTCGCTGATTCGAAAGGTCTTGATGGCGTACTATTCACGGGTAGTGCAAACACCGGACACATTCTGCACAAGCAGTTTGCAGGACAACCTGGCAAGATGCTGGCTTTAGAGATGGGCGGCAACAACCCGATGGTTATCTCTGAGAGCTATGGTGACCTTGATGCGACGGTTTATACCATTATTCAGTCGGCATTCATCAGTGCAGGGCAGCGTTGTACCTGTGCGCGTCGCTTGTATGTGCCTGTAGGTGATAAAGGTGACCTATTAGTGAGCAAACTGGTGGAAGCGACTAACAAGATCCGTGTCGACCAGCCATTTGCAGAGCCTGCTCCGTTTATGGGGCCTCAAATTTCAAAAGCTGCCGCTGACTTTATCCTTGCTGCGCAAGCGAATCTGCAAAAGCTTGGCGGTGAGAGTCTAATCGAGGCGAAAGCGGGTGAGGCGGCATTTGTTACACCGGGTATCATTGATGTCACTGCGATTGCAGAGCTGCCAGATGAAGAGTACTTCGGCCCGTTGCTGCAAGTCGTTCGCTACCAAGGCTTGGAAAAAGCGGTGGAACTGGCTAACGACACACGCTTTGGCTTATCGGCTGGCCTAGTGTCTACCGATGACAGCGAGTGGGAGTACTTTGTTGACCATATCCGTGCGGGTATCGTAAACCGCAACCGTCAGCTCACTGGCGCGAGTGGTGATGCACCATTTGGCGGTCCAGGCGCATCGGGTAATTTACGTCCAAGCGCTTACTATGCCGCAGACTATTGTGCTTACCCAATGGCTTCGATGGAAGGCAGCGAAACATTGCTGCCTGCTACGTTAAGCCCAGGGTTAGATCTATAA
- a CDS encoding DUF1338 domain-containing protein, with translation MTPDVLFQPLWNDYIQRLCPSAEKVHQLLQEDEALINDHIALRTFNVEPLGIATLAQPFLDAGYTPCGDYVFESKKLVAKHFEHPDPTQPKVFISELKVDECSAELQAIVAKLVEQVDASQLQSPEFLYGGRLWDLSYADFQTLAKESEYASWLAAHGYGANHFTVSVNQLNAFNEVVDVNNHLRDAGFTINEFGGEVKGSPDVLLEQSSTMADKVPVQFTEGTEIIPGGFYEFAKRYPMSNGELYPGFVAASADKIFESTNG, from the coding sequence ATGACGCCAGATGTTTTGTTCCAACCGTTATGGAATGACTATATTCAACGCTTATGTCCCTCTGCTGAAAAAGTGCATCAACTTCTGCAAGAAGACGAAGCATTGATCAACGACCATATTGCTTTGCGCACCTTCAATGTTGAGCCGTTAGGCATTGCGACGCTGGCTCAACCATTCCTTGATGCTGGTTACACCCCTTGTGGTGACTATGTGTTTGAGAGCAAAAAGTTAGTCGCCAAGCATTTTGAACATCCAGATCCAACGCAACCGAAAGTATTCATCAGTGAACTCAAAGTCGATGAGTGTTCAGCCGAGTTGCAGGCTATCGTGGCTAAACTGGTTGAGCAGGTAGACGCCTCTCAATTGCAAAGCCCAGAGTTTTTGTATGGCGGACGTTTGTGGGATCTTAGCTACGCTGATTTCCAGACGTTGGCAAAAGAGAGTGAATACGCTTCTTGGTTAGCTGCCCATGGTTATGGTGCAAACCACTTTACTGTGAGCGTTAATCAGTTAAATGCGTTTAACGAAGTGGTTGATGTGAACAACCATCTGCGTGATGCAGGCTTTACCATCAATGAGTTTGGTGGTGAGGTGAAAGGATCTCCTGATGTGTTGCTCGAACAGTCATCCACTATGGCAGACAAAGTCCCCGTGCAATTTACTGAAGGCACAGAGATTATCCCGGGTGGTTTCTATGAGTTTGCCAAGCGTTATCCAATGAGCAACGGCGAGCTCTATCCAGGGTTTGTTGCGGCGTCTGCTGATAAGATTTTTGAAAGCACCAATGGGTAA
- the crp gene encoding cAMP-activated global transcriptional regulator CRP — MVLGKPQTDPTLEWFLSHCHIHKYPSKSTLIHAGEKAETLYYIVKGSVAVLIKDEEGKEMILSYLNQGDFIGELGLFEEDQERTAWVRAKSPCEVAEISFKKFRQLIQVNPDILMRLSAQMASRLQVTSQKVGDLAFLDVTGRIAQTLLNLAKQPDAMTHPDGMQIKITRQEIGQIVGCSRETVGRILKMLEEQNLISAHGKTIVVYGTR; from the coding sequence ATGGTTCTAGGTAAACCTCAAACCGACCCAACATTAGAGTGGTTCCTTTCACACTGTCATATTCATAAGTACCCATCAAAAAGCACGCTAATTCACGCGGGCGAGAAAGCTGAGACGTTGTACTACATCGTTAAAGGTTCAGTTGCGGTTCTTATTAAAGACGAAGAAGGTAAGGAAATGATCCTTTCTTACCTAAACCAAGGTGACTTTATCGGTGAACTTGGTCTATTCGAAGAAGACCAAGAGCGTACCGCATGGGTTCGTGCTAAATCTCCTTGTGAAGTAGCAGAAATTTCATTCAAGAAGTTCCGTCAGCTAATTCAAGTAAACCCAGATATCCTAATGCGCCTTTCAGCGCAAATGGCAAGCCGCCTTCAAGTGACAAGCCAAAAAGTGGGCGACCTTGCGTTCTTAGACGTTACTGGCCGTATCGCGCAAACGCTACTAAACCTAGCGAAGCAACCAGATGCGATGACTCACCCAGACGGCATGCAAATCAAGATCACTCGTCAAGAAATCGGTCAAATCGTTGGCTGTTCTCGTGAGACAGTAGGTCGTATCTTGAAGATGCTAGAAGAGCAGAACCTAATCTCTGCTCACGGTAAGACAATCGTTGTTTACGGTACTCGTTAA
- a CDS encoding phosphoribulokinase — MSAKHPIIAVTGSSGAGTTTTSEAFRKMFNMMNVKPAWVEGDSFHRFTRPEMDVEIRKAREQGRHISYFGPQANDFPALAEFFRKYGHEGTGQVRRYLHTFDEAVPYNQMPGTFTPWQDLPENSDVLFYEGLHGGVVDGDVNVAQHVDFLIGMVPIVNLEWIQKFVRDTRDRGHSREAVMDSIVRSMDDYLNYITPQFSRTHINFQRVPTVDTSNPLNAKGIPSLDESFVVIRLRGIKNVDFPYLLAMIDGSFMSRHNTIVVPGGKMSFAMELIVRPILQQLIETGKIG; from the coding sequence ATGTCAGCAAAACATCCAATTATTGCCGTTACCGGTTCTTCTGGCGCCGGTACTACCACTACTTCAGAAGCTTTCCGTAAGATGTTCAATATGATGAACGTCAAACCCGCATGGGTTGAAGGCGACAGCTTCCATCGCTTCACACGACCAGAAATGGATGTGGAGATCCGTAAGGCGCGCGAGCAAGGCCGCCATATTAGTTACTTTGGCCCACAAGCTAACGACTTTCCTGCGCTAGCAGAGTTCTTTCGTAAATATGGCCATGAAGGTACAGGGCAAGTTCGCCGCTACCTGCACACCTTTGACGAGGCAGTGCCATACAACCAAATGCCTGGCACCTTCACCCCTTGGCAAGACTTGCCAGAGAACTCCGACGTTCTTTTCTACGAAGGGTTGCATGGCGGCGTCGTCGATGGCGATGTTAACGTTGCCCAGCATGTGGACTTCTTGATTGGCATGGTTCCAATCGTGAACTTAGAGTGGATTCAAAAGTTTGTTCGAGACACACGCGATCGAGGTCACTCTCGTGAAGCGGTGATGGATTCGATTGTTCGTTCGATGGACGACTACCTCAACTACATCACCCCACAGTTTTCGCGCACCCACATTAACTTTCAACGAGTGCCGACCGTCGATACATCCAATCCTTTAAATGCAAAAGGCATCCCGAGCTTGGATGAGAGTTTCGTGGTCATTCGCTTGCGCGGAATTAAGAACGTCGATTTCCCATACTTACTGGCAATGATTGATGGTTCATTTATGTCGCGACATAACACCATAGTCGTGCCTGGTGGCAAGATGAGTTTTGCGATGGAATTGATCGTTCGTCCTATCCTTCAGCAACTCATCGAAACAGGAAAAATTGGCTAG
- a CDS encoding YheU family protein: MIVPWQDIAPETLENLIREFVLREGTDYGAVEVSLQSKIDQIKKQLESGDAVVVFSELHETVDIQLKNKF; encoded by the coding sequence ATGATTGTTCCTTGGCAAGACATTGCACCAGAGACATTAGAAAACTTGATTCGTGAGTTTGTCCTTAGGGAAGGAACCGACTACGGAGCGGTAGAGGTGTCACTGCAAAGCAAGATTGACCAAATTAAGAAACAGCTCGAGTCGGGTGATGCGGTCGTGGTTTTCTCCGAGTTACATGAAACCGTCGACATTCAACTCAAAAACAAATTTTAG